One stretch of Amblyraja radiata isolate CabotCenter1 chromosome 9, sAmbRad1.1.pri, whole genome shotgun sequence DNA includes these proteins:
- the numb gene encoding protein numb homolog isoform X5, with protein MLWVSADGLRVVDEKTKDLIVDQTIEKVSFCAPDRNFDKAFSYICRDGTTRRWICHCFLAIRDSGERLSHAVGCAFAACLERKQKREKECNVTATFDANRTTFTREGSFRVITATEQAEREEIMKQIQDTKKVETERVVVATSAAFPAAPSNSPSAPSTVTENKESSNIHAIPRRHAPVEQLARQGSFRGFPALSQTTSPFKRQMSLRINELPSTTQRKTDFQIKSTVPEVEDDSGADIDSISSLCSQITHAFSGQVEDPFSSAPMTKPIVGVVASQVVNGASSTFPAPVAAPAISPTVMPMRDTNPWSHVPAPTSVTTTVAAAGNDWGSPPAVTTQFQPGHQRTPSEADRWLTEVSKSVRVHPSPQPMVAPPFQSSLYVTPQPALVSVVPPMQPAFVPTQPYSLQAINGIPFQAPSLPVVGITPSQMVANVFGTAGQPQVTHAQQGQNIVGMAASPSPYFKPAEQITRKQINGSAVFNEAESSKWTLENKSSEMAAGNPEDVFEAQWNALEFKSKQRATPSPTNPFSRDLKKTFEIEL; from the exons ATGCTGTGGGTATCAGCCGATGGACTCCGAGTGGTAGATGAGAAAACCAAG GACCTGATAGTTGATCAAACTATAGAGAAGGTATCCTTCTGCGCCCCCGACCGAAACTTTGACAAGGCCTTCTCATACATTTGTCGAGATGGTACGACCAGGCGTTGGATCTGTCATTGCTTCTTGGCTATACGAGATTCG GGCGAACGCTTAAGCCATGCTGTGGGCTGTGCGTTTGCAGCGTGCTTGGAAAGGAAGCAGAAGCGTGAGAAGGAATGCAATGTCACTGCCACTTTCGATGCCAATCGAACCACCTTCACCAGGGAAGGATCCTTTCGAGTAATCACAGCCACTGAGCAAGCAGAGCGTGAAGAAATTATGAAACAGATACAGGACACCAAGAAAG TTGAAACGGAGAGAGTGGTGGTAGCTACTTCTGCTGCGTTTCCAGCAGCTCCATCGAATTCACCGTCTGCCCCATCCACTGTGACGGAAAACAAGGAATCCAGCAACATCCATGCCATACCCAGGAGGCATGCACCTGTGGAGCAACTTGCCAGGCAGGGATCTTTCCGAGGATTCCCAGCGCTGAGCCAAACAACGTCTCCATTTAAGAGGCAAATGTCACTTCGAATAAACGAGTTGCCTTCAACAACACAGCGAAAAACAGATTTCCAAATTAAAAGCACAG TGCCTGAAGTTGAAGATGACTCTGGAGCGGACATCGACAGTATAAGTTCCCTGTGCTCCCAGATAACACATGCATTCAGTGGACAAGTGGAGGACCCGTTCTCTTCTGCACCAATGACCAAACCTATTGTGGGTGTGGTGGCTTCCCAAG TTGTCAATGGGGCATCCTCCACCTTCCCGGCACCTGTAGCAGCACCGGCCATCTCTCCCACAGTGATGCCGATGCGTGACACCAACCCTTGGTCCCATGTCCCTGCACCAACCAGTGTGACGACTACAGTTGCTGCAG CAGGCAATGATTGGGGCAGCCCTCCCGCTGTGACCACCCAGTTTCAGCCGGGTCACCAGCGCACACCGTCGGAAGCTGACCGCTGGCTCACGGAGGTGTCCAAGAGCGTTCGGGTGCACCCGTCGCCCCAGCCCATGGTCGCACcacccttccagagcagcttgtACGTCACCCCTCAGCCAGCCTTGGTCAGCGTGGTTCCACCCATGCAGCCTGCTTTTGTCCCCACTCAGCCTTACTCGCTGCAGGCCATCAATGGCATTCCATTCCAAGCTCCGAGTCTGCCCGTGGTGGGAATAACCCCTTCACAGATGGTCGCCAACGTCTTTGGCACAGCAGGCCAACCTCAGGTCACCCACGCACAGCAGGGTCAGAACATTGTGGGAATGGCCGCCAGCCCCAGCCCCTACTTTAAACCCGCCGAGCAGATTACCCGCAAACAAATCAACGGTTCCGCAGTTTTCAATGAAGCAGAAAGTAGCAAATGGACATTGGAAAACAAAAGCAGTGAAATGGCTGCGGGCAATCCCGAGGATGTATTTGAAGCTCAATGGAATGCGCTGGAGTTCAAGTCAAAGCAGCGAGCCACCCCTTCTCCGACTAATCCGTTTTCCAGAGATTTAAAGAAGACTTTTGAGATTGAACTTTGA
- the numb gene encoding protein numb homolog isoform X6: protein MLWVSADGLRVVDEKTKDLIVDQTIEKVSFCAPDRNFDKAFSYICRDGTTRRWICHCFLAIRDSGERLSHAVGCAFAACLERKQKREKECNVTATFDANRTTFTREGSFRVITATEQAEREEIMKQIQDTKKVETERVVVATSAAFPAAPSNSPSAPSTVTENKESSNIHAIPRRHAPVEQLARQGSFRGFPALSQTTSPFKRQMSLRINELPSTTQRKTDFQIKSTVPEVEDDSGADIDSISSLCSQITHAFSGQVEDPFSSAPMTKPIVGVVASQVVNGASSTFPAPVAAPAISPTVMPMRDTNPWSHVPAPTSVTTTVAAGNDWGSPPAVTTQFQPGHQRTPSEADRWLTEVSKSVRVHPSPQPMVAPPFQSSLYVTPQPALVSVVPPMQPAFVPTQPYSLQAINGIPFQAPSLPVVGITPSQMVANVFGTAGQPQVTHAQQGQNIVGMAASPSPYFKPAEQITRKQINGSAVFNEAESSKWTLENKSSEMAAGNPEDVFEAQWNALEFKSKQRATPSPTNPFSRDLKKTFEIEL from the exons ATGCTGTGGGTATCAGCCGATGGACTCCGAGTGGTAGATGAGAAAACCAAG GACCTGATAGTTGATCAAACTATAGAGAAGGTATCCTTCTGCGCCCCCGACCGAAACTTTGACAAGGCCTTCTCATACATTTGTCGAGATGGTACGACCAGGCGTTGGATCTGTCATTGCTTCTTGGCTATACGAGATTCG GGCGAACGCTTAAGCCATGCTGTGGGCTGTGCGTTTGCAGCGTGCTTGGAAAGGAAGCAGAAGCGTGAGAAGGAATGCAATGTCACTGCCACTTTCGATGCCAATCGAACCACCTTCACCAGGGAAGGATCCTTTCGAGTAATCACAGCCACTGAGCAAGCAGAGCGTGAAGAAATTATGAAACAGATACAGGACACCAAGAAAG TTGAAACGGAGAGAGTGGTGGTAGCTACTTCTGCTGCGTTTCCAGCAGCTCCATCGAATTCACCGTCTGCCCCATCCACTGTGACGGAAAACAAGGAATCCAGCAACATCCATGCCATACCCAGGAGGCATGCACCTGTGGAGCAACTTGCCAGGCAGGGATCTTTCCGAGGATTCCCAGCGCTGAGCCAAACAACGTCTCCATTTAAGAGGCAAATGTCACTTCGAATAAACGAGTTGCCTTCAACAACACAGCGAAAAACAGATTTCCAAATTAAAAGCACAG TGCCTGAAGTTGAAGATGACTCTGGAGCGGACATCGACAGTATAAGTTCCCTGTGCTCCCAGATAACACATGCATTCAGTGGACAAGTGGAGGACCCGTTCTCTTCTGCACCAATGACCAAACCTATTGTGGGTGTGGTGGCTTCCCAAG TTGTCAATGGGGCATCCTCCACCTTCCCGGCACCTGTAGCAGCACCGGCCATCTCTCCCACAGTGATGCCGATGCGTGACACCAACCCTTGGTCCCATGTCCCTGCACCAACCAGTGTGACGACTACAGTTGCTGCAG GCAATGATTGGGGCAGCCCTCCCGCTGTGACCACCCAGTTTCAGCCGGGTCACCAGCGCACACCGTCGGAAGCTGACCGCTGGCTCACGGAGGTGTCCAAGAGCGTTCGGGTGCACCCGTCGCCCCAGCCCATGGTCGCACcacccttccagagcagcttgtACGTCACCCCTCAGCCAGCCTTGGTCAGCGTGGTTCCACCCATGCAGCCTGCTTTTGTCCCCACTCAGCCTTACTCGCTGCAGGCCATCAATGGCATTCCATTCCAAGCTCCGAGTCTGCCCGTGGTGGGAATAACCCCTTCACAGATGGTCGCCAACGTCTTTGGCACAGCAGGCCAACCTCAGGTCACCCACGCACAGCAGGGTCAGAACATTGTGGGAATGGCCGCCAGCCCCAGCCCCTACTTTAAACCCGCCGAGCAGATTACCCGCAAACAAATCAACGGTTCCGCAGTTTTCAATGAAGCAGAAAGTAGCAAATGGACATTGGAAAACAAAAGCAGTGAAATGGCTGCGGGCAATCCCGAGGATGTATTTGAAGCTCAATGGAATGCGCTGGAGTTCAAGTCAAAGCAGCGAGCCACCCCTTCTCCGACTAATCCGTTTTCCAGAGATTTAAAGAAGACTTTTGAGATTGAACTTTGA